From the Endozoicomonas sp. Mp262 genome, the window TAGCTATTGAGCTAGTGCCGCTAAGCGTTAATATCCATACAAGATAAGCATCTCGTTCCCAGTGTCCCCGCTGGGAATGCATACGGGTGTTCAACTTATTCAATAGATGTATGGATATTCACGCTTTCCTGCACTAGTGAACCTTCTTTAAAGGCACTTAATAACCGGTTCAGTACTGGACTGGGGACAGTTGCACTGGGCCAGGCCAACCCCACCTGGCGATAATCAGACATACCCTGAAATGGGCGCATTACCAGTTCCGGCCACTCGGCAACCATTCCTTCAGGAAGAAAGGAGACACCGGTTTCCGCCATAATCAGCATGGCCACCTGATGTTTGGTTTCCACTCTGGCAACAATATTTACCGCCATTCCCTGTTGTCCCAGTAAACCAAGGGTTCGCTGATGAGCCTCGCAGGGAGGGCAGATAATAAAGGGTTGATTGTTAAGGTGGGATAGAGTGATCAGCTCATGTGAAGACAGGGGGTGATTTTTATGGACACAGAATACATAGTTTTCATGCCACAAAGGTAAAAATAACTCATCCTGTTCTTTCATATTCTCCAGCAGGATTCTGGCATGGGCATCGGTAGATTGCGTGGTCAGATCCAGCTCAATCTCTGGCAGGATTTGATGAATTTTTTTGAAAACCCGGGCCAGATAACGTTGAGGGAGTTCTGGCATAACGGTTAGCCTTAATGCTTCTGTACTTTGCCTGCCCTGAAACAGGTTGGGAATACTATTCAGCTCACTAATCATATGCAGGGCCATGGGGTAGAGTTGCTCTGCCTGGGCTGTGGGTATAACGCCCTGCTTACTTCGGTTAAATAGCAGACAACCCAGTTCTTCTTCAAGCTGTCGCAGGCTGTTTGACAATGCGGGCTGGGAAATAAAACTTCGAACTGCCGCACCGGAAATGCTTCGCTCTTCATACACTGCTACAAACTGTTTCAGTAGTCTGATATCCACTCGGAAACTCCTATCCATAACCTGAGATTATGGATCTTCTAACTAAAAGGTATTTTATCCAGGGAGGCTGGAGGCTGTACATTTCATCGCCTGATCACTTTATTGGAATTGGAGGATGATTGTAATGGCTAAATCATTGGTGGTTGTAACAGGAGCAAGCTCAGGCATTGGTGAATCTATTGCCAGGCATTTTAGTGAACAGGGTCATGCACTTTTGCTGCTGGCCCGCAGGGTAGAAAAGCTGGAAGCACTGGGATTACCTGATACCTTATGCCGAAAGGTTGATGTAACAGACCGGCAGGCGCTGATTGATGCCATTGATGAAGCTGAACGTCAATATGGTCCTGTAGATTGTATGGTGAATAATGCCGGGGTGATGTTGTTAGGGCAAGCCCATGAACAGGCGCCGGATGAGTGGCAGAAAATGCTGGATGTGAACGTCATGGGAATGCTGAATGGCATTTATGGTGTCCTGGCAAAAATGAAAAGCCGCAAGCAGGGAACCATCATTAATATCAGCTCTATTGCAGGCATTAAAGGCTTCGCAAATCATATGGCCTATTGTGGTACCAAGTTTGCTGTTCACGGCTTAACAGAAACCCTGAGGGAAGAAGTGGCCATGGATGATGTTCGGGTAATCACCATCGCTCCCGGTGCTGTGGAGACAGAGCTGCTAAGTCATACCACCTCCGATGAAATCAAGGCGGGCTATGATAACTGGAAGGAAAGCATGGGCGGTGTGATCCGGGCAGAGGATATTGCCGGTTGTGTATTATTTGCCTATAACCAGCCACAGAATGTTTGTGTTCGGGAGATTGTGGTAGCAGCTACCAGGCAGCAGCCTTAATTTCTGTCTTTCTGGTAGATCAAACCCACTGGAATGATGTGTACCGGATTGAATCCTCCCCGCTATAGCTGTTGTTTAGTGGCTTGGTGGGGTGATTTTCTGCCCCCTTCCCTCTCCTGATACATTATCAGCACCTCACAGCCAAAATACACCAATTAAAATCAATATTGTGTTAGTCTCGCCTGTTGATCGTCATAAAGCGTTTATTATGTGATTTTATGAAGGAAGACATAGCAGTTTTAAAAGCCAAACTTAATATGGAAACCTCAGTAATTGCCTGGAAGGAGTTACAGCGCTTTTTTGCTTCGGGTATGGTTTTGAGGGTGGATGGGCAGCTCGATCTGGTTGAAGTGGGTTGCCAGATATCGCTTGATAATAAACAACAGGTTGAACAGTGGCTGATGGAAGGCAGTCTCAGGCAGGTACAAGACCAGGAGGCTCGCAAGTGGTTTGAGGAGGATACCGCACTTTGGGCTTTAGTGGTAAGACCATGGGTGCTGGTGCAGGATCGCACATGATAAAAATATCCAACAATGTAGAGATTGCTGACTCCGAAGTTGAAATTTCATTTATCAGGGCACAAGGGGCTGGCGGACAGAATGTAAACAAAGTATCCAGCGCCGTTCATTTGCGCTTTGATATCAACACCTCCTCACTGCCTGATTTTTACAAAGAGCGCCTATTAAAGCTAAGTGATCAGCGCATTACCTCTGATGGCGTTATCGTGATTAAGGCGCAGCGCTTTCGTACCCAGGATAAAAACCGTGAAGATGCCCTGGAGCGGCTGGTGGCTTTAATCCGCAGTGTATCTTTTGTGCCTAAAAAAAGGCGACCAACGAAACCCAGCCGTGCTGCTAAAAAGAAACGACTGGATCAAAAAAAGCAACGTGGGCAAATCAAGTCTATGAGGGGAAGGGTGAGTGAATAACATGATAGCCCGGAGACCGTTGTGATACCGGTAATAAATATAGTCAAAAAGCACAGGGGGATTGAAAGCCCTGTGCTTTTTTTCTGATTAGAGGGTTAGTTTTCGGAACAGGATGAAAAGTGCTCCGGGTTCACTTCCAGCAGCCTGGGTCTGCTGGAAGTACAGCTGTCTCCTACGAAAGGACACCGCGTTCTGAATACACAGCCACTGGGTGGCTTGATAGGAGAGGGCAGATCCCCTTCCAGCAATTGAATCTCCTTGTTCTTTTCCAGATCCGGGTCAGGGATGGGGACAGCGGAAAGCAACGCCTTGGTGTACGGATGGCGAGGGTTGTCGTACAATGGCTCGGCTTTGGCCATTTCCATTTCATTGCCAAGGTACATCACCAGCACTCTGTCGCTGATATGTTTGACCACACTGAGATCATGGGCAATAAAAACCAGGGACAGGCCCATTTCTTTTTGCAGTGTCTTCAGCAGGTTCACCACCTGAGCCTGGATAGAAACATCCAGGGCACTGACCGGTTCATCGCAGATTACCAGTTTGGGTTTCAGGATCAGCGCTCGGGCAATCCCGATTCGCTGACACTGGCCGCCGGAGAATTCGTGAGGATAGCGGTTGATCACATTGGATAGCAGACCCACTTTTGCCATCATCGCTCGCACTTGATTCAGCACTTCTTTCTTCGACAGTTCTGGCCGGTAGTTGCGCAATGGTTCGGCAATAATATCCCCGACTGTCATCCGGGGGTTCAACGAGGCCAGTGGGTCCTGAAAGATCATCTGGATATCCTGGCGAATGGCTCGCAGGTCATTGCTGGTGGCACCGGCAATATTATGGCCCCGCCAGAGGATTTCACCTTCTTTGACGGGTGCCAGGCCAATAATGGCCCGTGCCAGGGTAGACTTGCCACAGCCGGACTCACCCACAACCCCAAGGGTTTCCCTTTCATAGAGATCAAAGCTGACTCCATCCACCGCTTTTAAGGTGGGTATGGGTTCCCAGGGCCAGTTGCGGGCCTTGGGAATGGCAAAGTGAACCTTCAGGCTTTTAACAGACAGTATGGGTTGTTTACTCATGCAGCGCCCTCCCTGATAATATGGCCGATGGGTGGCTGGTTGAGGAAGCAAGCCTTTTTCCGGCCGTTATCGAAGGTTTCCAGCGGTGGCGTTTGCTGACGGCAGTGTGTCATCACATAGTCACAGCGATCCTGGAACGGGCAGCCCGTGGGCAGACTCAGTGGGTTGGGTGGATCGCCGGGAATAGTGGCCAATATTTCCCCTTCGGTATCCAGTCTTGGGATTGCTTTGAGCAGCCCTGCTGAGTAAGGGTGGCACGGGTCATAAAAGACGTCATTGGTGGTACCGTACTCCATGGTCCGGCCGGCATACATCACCAGCACCTTGTCACAGATACCTGCCACCACGCCGAGATCATGGGTGATCATAATAATGGCAGTATTAAATGGGTGAAAGTCTCATATTGACCACAACTAAACACTGCCACCTTTCTCAGGGAATGGTATGACATTGCTTGTAGCAGCC encodes:
- a CDS encoding SDR family oxidoreductase — protein: MAKSLVVVTGASSGIGESIARHFSEQGHALLLLARRVEKLEALGLPDTLCRKVDVTDRQALIDAIDEAERQYGPVDCMVNNAGVMLLGQAHEQAPDEWQKMLDVNVMGMLNGIYGVLAKMKSRKQGTIINISSIAGIKGFANHMAYCGTKFAVHGLTETLREEVAMDDVRVITIAPGAVETELLSHTTSDEIKAGYDNWKESMGGVIRAEDIAGCVLFAYNQPQNVCVREIVVAATRQQP
- a CDS encoding LysR family transcriptional regulator, yielding MDIRLLKQFVAVYEERSISGAAVRSFISQPALSNSLRQLEEELGCLLFNRSKQGVIPTAQAEQLYPMALHMISELNSIPNLFQGRQSTEALRLTVMPELPQRYLARVFKKIHQILPEIELDLTTQSTDAHARILLENMKEQDELFLPLWHENYVFCVHKNHPLSSHELITLSHLNNQPFIICPPCEAHQRTLGLLGQQGMAVNIVARVETKHQVAMLIMAETGVSFLPEGMVAEWPELVMRPFQGMSDYRQVGLAWPSATVPSPVLNRLLSAFKEGSLVQESVNIHTSIE
- the oppF gene encoding murein tripeptide/oligopeptide ABC transporter ATP binding protein OppF, which codes for MSKQPILSVKSLKVHFAIPKARNWPWEPIPTLKAVDGVSFDLYERETLGVVGESGCGKSTLARAIIGLAPVKEGEILWRGHNIAGATSNDLRAIRQDIQMIFQDPLASLNPRMTVGDIIAEPLRNYRPELSKKEVLNQVRAMMAKVGLLSNVINRYPHEFSGGQCQRIGIARALILKPKLVICDEPVSALDVSIQAQVVNLLKTLQKEMGLSLVFIAHDLSVVKHISDRVLVMYLGNEMEMAKAEPLYDNPRHPYTKALLSAVPIPDPDLEKNKEIQLLEGDLPSPIKPPSGCVFRTRCPFVGDSCTSSRPRLLEVNPEHFSSCSEN
- a CDS encoding DUF2288 domain-containing protein; the protein is MKEDIAVLKAKLNMETSVIAWKELQRFFASGMVLRVDGQLDLVEVGCQISLDNKQQVEQWLMEGSLRQVQDQEARKWFEEDTALWALVVRPWVLVQDRT
- the arfB gene encoding alternative ribosome rescue aminoacyl-tRNA hydrolase ArfB, whose translation is MIKISNNVEIADSEVEISFIRAQGAGGQNVNKVSSAVHLRFDINTSSLPDFYKERLLKLSDQRITSDGVIVIKAQRFRTQDKNREDALERLVALIRSVSFVPKKRRPTKPSRAAKKKRLDQKKQRGQIKSMRGRVSE